One genomic segment of Emcibacter sp. SYSU 3D8 includes these proteins:
- a CDS encoding aromatic ring-hydroxylating dioxygenase subunit alpha yields the protein MDDPKSIANLKARMKWEQDREGPPADFPALPPLPPGRYVSQEFFELEKQHLWSKVWLYAAHQSQLPEVGSYVLLDIPDAPIFLIRDKDQKIRAFYNVCSHRGAPLVREACGKQSLLRCTYHQWTYDTKGRLISVMDERDFPAPFDKSTLGLQEVRCEMWGPFVFVNEDQNAPPLLEWLGMIADEFQQFEIDQLRPAEIKSYTLDCNWKLTMDAFLEVYHIKGIHPTTVGESLDHRGAVMGLLPNGHTRMTCPTNAPPAKQRKLRGYGDGNVVTMPNVPAGEIARDYHVSHNIFPNIITPVGETARQFLMFWPISRTRTRVDVVHFGRDWGDAPRPAGWDPLLAFWDIVMAEDLQFLEWQQKAVLSPGFKGYRLSYMERRIYYAHESIDRMIGVENIPEHLRAVPMMEPYEEKPWHHAAEPLNVAANAAE from the coding sequence ATGGACGATCCCAAGTCGATTGCGAATCTGAAGGCGCGGATGAAGTGGGAGCAGGACCGCGAGGGGCCGCCCGCGGATTTCCCGGCGCTGCCACCGCTGCCACCGGGCCGCTATGTCAGCCAGGAGTTCTTCGAGCTGGAGAAGCAGCACCTGTGGTCGAAGGTGTGGCTCTATGCCGCGCACCAGAGCCAGCTTCCCGAGGTCGGCTCCTACGTGCTGCTCGACATTCCCGACGCGCCGATCTTCCTGATCCGCGACAAGGACCAGAAGATCCGGGCGTTCTACAACGTCTGCTCGCACCGGGGCGCGCCGCTGGTGCGCGAGGCCTGCGGCAAGCAGTCGCTGCTGCGCTGCACCTATCACCAGTGGACCTATGACACCAAGGGCCGCCTGATTTCCGTGATGGACGAGCGCGATTTCCCCGCGCCGTTCGACAAGTCCACGCTCGGCCTGCAGGAAGTGCGCTGCGAGATGTGGGGCCCCTTCGTGTTCGTCAACGAGGACCAGAACGCGCCGCCGTTGCTCGAATGGCTCGGCATGATCGCCGACGAGTTCCAGCAGTTCGAGATCGACCAGCTGCGCCCGGCCGAGATCAAGTCCTACACCCTGGACTGCAACTGGAAGCTCACCATGGATGCATTCCTCGAGGTCTATCACATCAAGGGCATCCATCCGACGACGGTGGGCGAGTCGCTCGATCACCGCGGCGCGGTGATGGGCCTGCTGCCCAACGGCCATACCCGCATGACCTGTCCGACCAACGCGCCGCCCGCCAAGCAGCGCAAGCTGCGCGGCTACGGCGACGGCAACGTGGTGACCATGCCCAATGTGCCGGCCGGCGAAATCGCCCGCGACTATCATGTCTCGCACAACATCTTCCCCAACATCATCACGCCGGTGGGAGAGACCGCCCGCCAGTTCCTGATGTTCTGGCCGATCTCGCGGACCCGCACCCGCGTCGACGTGGTGCATTTCGGCCGTGACTGGGGCGACGCGCCGCGCCCGGCGGGCTGGGACCCGCTGCTGGCGTTCTGGGACATCGTGATGGCCGAGGACCTGCAATTCCTCGAATGGCAGCAGAAGGCGGTGCTCTCGCCCGGCTTCAAGGGCTACCGGCTCAGCTACATGGAACGGCGCATCTATTATGCGCATGAGTCCATCGACCGGATGATCGGCGTCGAGAATATTCCGGAGCACCTGCGTGCCGTACCGATGATGGAGCCCTACGAGGAAAAACCCTGGCACCACGCGGCCGAGCCGCTGAATGTGGCGGCGAACGCGGCGGAATAG
- the amrB gene encoding AmmeMemoRadiSam system protein B produces MNVDANRVKQPGVAGLFYPADREACAAQVDACLKAARPASVDAKVLVAPHAGFVYSGMVAGTAYATLKERRDIINRVVLLGPNHRVGFSGLALSTAERWATPLGEIPVDLDAMARLRALPGVMVADEPFAQEHSLEVHLPFLQAVLGEFSLVPVLVGNAGPEEVARVLRECWGGPETLIVISSDLSHFHDHETATRMDGEAAQAIELLRPDLLKDQQACGNRPLRGLMLEARRRDLRVTALDVRNSGDTRGNKERVVGYGSFALEYAETARVGDGDRRTLLDAAVASIRYGIQHGKEPNVTLKNVSRPVLAMRGTFVTLTLDGRLRGCIGSVVANRPLINDVVSNAYKAAFADPRFPPLTAAELDRLDVEISILSHQRPISFDSEKALLAALRPDRDGLVIGDDGKRALFLPTVWQTLPHPRDFLLQLKRKAGMADDHWSDSFKANRFTTETFHRHFG; encoded by the coding sequence ATGAATGTCGACGCCAACCGCGTGAAGCAGCCAGGCGTGGCCGGCCTGTTCTATCCGGCCGACCGTGAAGCCTGCGCCGCCCAGGTCGACGCGTGCCTGAAGGCCGCGCGGCCAGCCTCGGTCGACGCCAAGGTGCTGGTCGCGCCACATGCGGGCTTCGTCTATTCGGGCATGGTGGCGGGCACCGCCTATGCGACGCTGAAGGAGCGGCGCGACATCATCAATCGCGTGGTGCTGCTGGGGCCGAACCACCGGGTCGGTTTCTCCGGCCTGGCGCTGTCGACCGCCGAGCGCTGGGCGACGCCGCTGGGCGAGATTCCCGTCGACCTGGACGCCATGGCGCGGCTGCGTGCCCTGCCCGGCGTGATGGTTGCCGACGAGCCCTTCGCCCAGGAGCACAGCCTGGAGGTACATTTGCCGTTCCTGCAGGCGGTGCTGGGCGAATTCTCCCTGGTGCCGGTGCTGGTCGGCAACGCCGGCCCCGAGGAGGTCGCCCGGGTGCTGCGCGAATGCTGGGGCGGACCCGAGACGCTGATCGTGATCTCGTCGGACCTGAGCCATTTTCACGACCACGAAACCGCGACCCGCATGGATGGCGAGGCGGCCCAGGCCATCGAGCTGCTGCGCCCCGACCTGCTGAAGGACCAGCAGGCCTGCGGCAATCGGCCGCTGCGCGGCCTGATGCTGGAAGCCCGCCGCCGCGACCTGCGGGTGACGGCGCTGGACGTGCGCAATTCGGGCGACACCCGCGGCAACAAGGAGCGGGTCGTCGGCTATGGCAGCTTCGCCCTGGAATATGCCGAAACCGCCCGCGTCGGCGACGGGGACCGCCGGACGCTGCTCGACGCGGCGGTGGCCTCGATCCGCTACGGCATCCAGCACGGCAAGGAACCGAACGTGACGCTGAAAAACGTGTCGCGCCCGGTGCTGGCCATGCGCGGCACCTTCGTCACCCTGACCCTGGACGGCAGGCTGCGCGGCTGCATCGGCAGCGTCGTCGCCAACCGGCCGCTGATCAACGATGTCGTCTCCAATGCCTACAAGGCCGCCTTCGCCGACCCGCGCTTCCCGCCGCTGACCGCCGCCGAGCTGGACCGGCTGGATGTGGAGATCTCCATCCTCAGCCACCAGCGCCCGATTTCGTTCGACAGCGAGAAGGCGCTGCTGGCCGCGCTCCGCCCCGACCGGGACGGGCTGGTCATCGGGGACGATGGCAAGCGCGCGCTGTTCCTGCCCACGGTATGGCAGACGCTGCCGCACCCGCGAGATTTCCTGCTCCAGCTGAAGCGCAAGGCCGGCATGGCCGACGACCACTGGTCGGACAGCTTCAAGGCCAACCGGTTCACGACCGAGACGTTCCACCGGCATTTCGGATAG
- the amrS gene encoding AmmeMemoRadiSam system radical SAM enzyme: MASADQTANTGHPTRYWHALGDGRVQCDLCPRACKLAEGQAGLCFVRSAHGGKVQLDTYGRSSGFIIDPIEKKPLNHFLPGTPVLSFGTAGCNLACTFCQNWDISKSREASKLAAAASPEAIARAAVATGCWSVAFTYNDPVIFHEYAIDIAQACHEVGVKSVAVTAGYVNAEPRAEFYRHMDAANVDLKAFTEDFYWRVTKGHLQPVLETLKYLRHETDVWFEITTLLIPGENDSEAEIQAMTQWVMENLGPDVPLHFTAFHPDYRMLDKARTPHETLIRAGRIARANGVNYSYVGNVHDVGRQSTYCPCCGERLVGRDWHLLSDWHLDAHGRCDNCGTAIPGLFEPGPGDWGSTRERVDMTRFSNAY, from the coding sequence ATGGCGAGCGCAGACCAAACGGCAAACACGGGCCATCCGACCCGCTACTGGCACGCGCTGGGCGACGGGCGGGTGCAGTGCGACCTGTGCCCGCGCGCCTGCAAGCTGGCCGAGGGCCAGGCCGGGCTGTGCTTCGTGCGCTCGGCCCACGGCGGCAAGGTCCAGCTCGACACCTATGGCCGCTCGTCGGGCTTCATCATCGATCCCATCGAGAAGAAGCCGCTGAACCATTTCCTGCCGGGAACGCCGGTCCTGTCGTTCGGCACGGCGGGCTGCAACCTGGCCTGCACCTTCTGCCAGAACTGGGACATTTCGAAGTCGCGCGAGGCGTCCAAGCTGGCGGCCGCCGCCTCGCCCGAGGCCATCGCGCGAGCCGCCGTCGCCACCGGATGCTGGTCGGTGGCCTTTACCTACAACGACCCGGTGATCTTCCACGAATATGCGATCGATATCGCACAGGCCTGTCACGAGGTGGGGGTAAAATCGGTGGCGGTGACCGCCGGCTACGTCAATGCCGAGCCGCGCGCCGAGTTCTACCGCCACATGGACGCCGCCAACGTGGACCTGAAAGCCTTTACCGAGGACTTCTACTGGAGGGTCACCAAGGGCCATCTCCAGCCGGTGCTCGAGACCCTGAAATATCTCAGGCACGAGACCGACGTCTGGTTCGAGATCACCACCCTGCTGATCCCCGGCGAGAACGACAGCGAAGCCGAGATCCAGGCCATGACCCAGTGGGTGATGGAGAATCTGGGTCCGGACGTGCCGCTGCACTTCACCGCGTTCCATCCGGACTACCGCATGCTCGACAAGGCGCGCACGCCGCACGAGACGCTGATCCGCGCGGGCCGCATCGCCCGCGCCAACGGCGTCAACTATTCCTATGTGGGCAACGTCCACGATGTAGGCCGGCAAAGCACCTACTGTCCGTGCTGCGGCGAGCGGCTGGTCGGCCGCGACTGGCACCTGCTGTCCGACTGGCACCTCGACGCCCATGGCCGCTGCGACAATTGCGGCACCGCCATTCCCGGCCTGTTCGAGCCGGGTCCAGGGGATTGGGGCAGCACGCGCGAGAGGGTCGACATGACCCGCTTCTCCAATGCCTATTGA
- a CDS encoding alpha-glucosidase: MPIEADAGAWWKEAVVYQIYPRSFRDADGDGIGDLRGITEKLDYLAELGVDIVWLCPVCASPNVDNGYDVSDYRAIAPEFGTMEDFDRLVAEMRARGLKLMMDLVFNHSSDQHPWFRSARASKDSPYRDYYLWRDAPNDWRAVFGGSAWTRNEPTGDWYCHLFAPGQPDLNWENPALRRELYDVMRFWAGKGVAGFRLDVISFISKQPFDTPQAGVHFEFYANGPKVHLYLQEMRREVLAPLGVMSVGEAPGVSAQDAPLYVAAERGELDMIFHFDHAGLDRMPDDFWRPAPWRLSDLKDILIRWDRALAGRGWNSLYLGNHDLPRLLSRFGDTGAHRRAAATLFATMLLTLRGTPYIYQGDEIGMINTPFEAIGEFRDIVARNGWAAALAEGRAEHEFLAEHMQVSRDHARTPMQWDASRHGGFTSGTPWIRTNPDYAVTNVAAERADPGSVYHHYRRMIALRKATPALVHGDFVPVDAGNPDIFAYVRALDDVLLLVMLNVSAAAVDIGDLGRDGMMVTGNYDGHGRVLRPFEARVLRMAEEPGDYASPACSINEVDPAYMGLER; the protein is encoded by the coding sequence ATGCCTATTGAGGCGGACGCCGGGGCCTGGTGGAAGGAAGCCGTCGTCTACCAGATCTATCCGCGCAGCTTCCGTGACGCGGACGGCGACGGCATCGGCGACCTGCGGGGCATTACCGAAAAGCTGGATTACCTGGCCGAGCTGGGCGTCGACATCGTCTGGCTGTGCCCGGTCTGTGCGTCGCCCAATGTGGACAACGGCTATGACGTGTCGGATTACCGCGCCATCGCGCCCGAATTCGGCACCATGGAGGATTTCGACCGGCTGGTGGCGGAGATGCGCGCGCGGGGCCTGAAGCTGATGATGGACCTGGTGTTCAACCACAGCTCGGACCAGCATCCGTGGTTCCGCTCGGCGCGGGCGTCGAAGGACAGCCCGTACCGCGACTATTATCTCTGGCGCGACGCGCCCAACGACTGGCGTGCCGTGTTCGGCGGCAGCGCGTGGACGCGGAACGAGCCGACCGGCGACTGGTACTGCCACCTCTTCGCGCCCGGGCAGCCCGACCTGAACTGGGAGAACCCGGCACTGCGGCGCGAGCTCTACGACGTCATGCGGTTCTGGGCCGGCAAGGGCGTGGCCGGCTTTCGGCTCGACGTGATCTCGTTCATTTCCAAGCAGCCATTCGATACCCCGCAAGCCGGCGTGCATTTCGAGTTCTATGCCAATGGTCCGAAGGTGCATCTCTATCTGCAGGAAATGCGCCGCGAGGTGCTGGCGCCTTTGGGGGTGATGAGTGTGGGCGAGGCGCCCGGCGTCAGCGCGCAAGACGCGCCGCTCTACGTGGCGGCCGAGCGCGGCGAACTCGACATGATCTTCCATTTCGACCATGCCGGGCTGGACCGCATGCCCGACGATTTCTGGCGTCCCGCGCCGTGGCGCCTGTCCGACCTGAAGGACATCCTGATCCGCTGGGACCGGGCGCTGGCCGGGCGAGGCTGGAACAGCCTTTATCTGGGCAACCATGATCTGCCGCGCCTGCTGTCGCGGTTCGGTGACACGGGCGCGCACCGGCGGGCGGCCGCCACGCTGTTCGCGACCATGCTGCTGACCTTGCGCGGTACGCCCTACATCTATCAGGGCGACGAGATCGGAATGATCAACACGCCGTTCGAGGCCATCGGCGAATTTCGCGATATCGTCGCCCGGAACGGCTGGGCGGCGGCCCTCGCCGAAGGGCGCGCCGAGCACGAGTTCCTTGCCGAACACATGCAGGTCAGCCGGGACCACGCGCGGACGCCCATGCAATGGGACGCCTCGCGCCATGGCGGCTTTACTTCAGGCACGCCGTGGATTCGAACCAATCCCGATTATGCTGTCACCAACGTCGCCGCCGAACGGGCGGATCCGGGTTCGGTGTACCACCATTACCGGCGGATGATCGCCCTGAGGAAGGCCACGCCCGCGCTGGTTCATGGCGACTTCGTACCCGTCGACGCGGGAAATCCGGACATTTTCGCCTATGTCCGGGCGCTGGACGACGTGCTGCTGCTGGTGATGCTCAACGTATCCGCCGCCGCCGTCGACATCGGCGACCTGGGCCGGGACGGCATGATGGTGACCGGCAATTACGACGGCCACGGCCGCGTCCTGCGGCCCTTCGAGGCGCGGGTGCTCCGCATGGCCGAGGAACCCGGCGACTACGCGTCTCCGGCCTGTTCCATCAACGAGGTGGATCCCGCCTATATGGGACTGGAGCGATAA
- a CDS encoding S8 family serine peptidase: MKQALKITGLLAATLLLATPGRGQILGPVGQTVDGLARPVLRGAGLDGTAEAIIRPARSIASVQLKSLLRDNAAVLEADDGGFPVVRGTVVALSPNEAAVGRARAAGFDPVSRETLEGLGVTLVTLRVPEGMPARRALKKLRALDPSGRYDLDHLYTGAGASSDKALAPPAAATGGTPRIGLIDSGVAAHPAIDGLIAEQSGFAPGGVVAGAHGTAVASLLAGRHGTFNGAAPGQMLLVADVYGSGPTGGSARMLTRALAWMAQRHVPVVNISLVGPPNAIVEAAISALMRQGVAIVAAVGNDGPAGALAFPAAYDGVIAVTGVDRRDKVLTEAGRSKRVDFAAPGADMAAAAASGGYARVRGTSYAAPLVAGKLALAAPALNNPMAAVETLAAQAQDLGRQGIDPVYGRGLICGTCRNAMP, from the coding sequence ATGAAACAAGCACTGAAGATTACTGGATTGCTGGCCGCCACGTTGCTGTTGGCTACGCCGGGACGAGGCCAGATTCTGGGTCCGGTCGGTCAGACCGTGGACGGTTTGGCGCGGCCGGTGCTGCGAGGCGCCGGTCTGGATGGGACGGCCGAGGCAATTATCCGGCCGGCGCGAAGTATCGCGAGTGTCCAGCTGAAGTCTCTGCTGCGGGACAACGCGGCGGTGCTGGAGGCCGACGACGGCGGATTTCCAGTGGTTCGCGGCACGGTTGTGGCGCTTTCTCCGAATGAAGCCGCGGTTGGTCGCGCCCGCGCGGCAGGCTTCGACCCGGTCAGCCGGGAAACGCTCGAAGGCCTTGGCGTCACCCTGGTTACGCTACGTGTTCCCGAAGGCATGCCGGCGCGCCGGGCACTAAAGAAGCTGAGGGCGCTTGATCCGTCCGGACGCTACGACCTCGATCATCTCTATACAGGTGCAGGCGCGAGCAGCGACAAGGCGCTCGCGCCTCCCGCCGCTGCGACAGGCGGCACCCCGCGCATCGGCCTCATCGACAGTGGCGTGGCCGCCCATCCCGCGATCGACGGCCTCATCGCCGAGCAGTCCGGCTTCGCTCCGGGCGGCGTGGTCGCCGGCGCCCATGGCACCGCCGTCGCTTCGTTGCTGGCGGGACGGCATGGAACATTCAACGGCGCCGCGCCGGGCCAGATGCTGCTGGTTGCCGACGTCTATGGCAGCGGACCGACTGGCGGTTCGGCACGAATGCTGACCCGTGCGCTGGCCTGGATGGCCCAGCGCCATGTGCCGGTTGTCAATATCAGCCTGGTCGGGCCGCCCAACGCCATTGTCGAGGCGGCGATCTCGGCCCTCATGCGCCAAGGCGTCGCCATCGTCGCCGCGGTGGGAAACGACGGTCCTGCCGGCGCACTGGCCTTTCCCGCCGCCTATGATGGCGTGATCGCGGTGACTGGCGTAGACCGCCGGGACAAGGTGCTGACGGAAGCCGGGCGCAGCAAGCGGGTGGACTTTGCAGCGCCGGGCGCCGACATGGCGGCAGCGGCCGCCAGCGGCGGCTATGCGCGAGTTCGCGGCACATCCTATGCGGCGCCGCTTGTGGCCGGAAAACTCGCTCTGGCAGCGCCCGCATTGAACAACCCCATGGCTGCCGTAGAGACCTTGGCGGCACAGGCGCAGGATCTGGGCCGTCAAGGGATCGATCCGGTCTATGGCCGCGGCCTGATCTGCGGTACCTGCCGCAACGCCATGCCCTGA
- a CDS encoding sigma-70 family RNA polymerase sigma factor has translation MDEFQTALVDLLPRLRRFARALVRDAVQADDIVQSAVERALRARRQWQPGTRLDSWMFRIIRNAWIDETRAQRRRALVFGAEEEGMGVGADPLPALEARLDLHRAQAALQQLPDEQREAIALVLVEGLGYAEAADVLEIPVGTLTSRLLRGRAALVRALAPVDGEDGSDRG, from the coding sequence TTGGACGAATTTCAAACCGCACTGGTCGACCTGCTGCCCAGGCTCCGGCGGTTCGCGCGCGCGCTTGTGCGGGACGCAGTTCAGGCTGACGACATTGTGCAGTCGGCGGTGGAGCGGGCACTTCGGGCACGCCGGCAATGGCAACCTGGAACGCGCCTTGACAGCTGGATGTTTCGCATCATCCGCAACGCCTGGATCGATGAGACTCGCGCGCAGCGGCGACGCGCCCTGGTTTTCGGCGCCGAGGAAGAAGGGATGGGGGTAGGCGCCGATCCGCTCCCGGCCCTTGAGGCGCGGCTGGATCTTCACCGGGCCCAGGCAGCCCTGCAACAGCTCCCGGACGAGCAGCGCGAGGCCATCGCCCTCGTGCTGGTCGAGGGCCTAGGCTATGCCGAGGCAGCTGATGTGCTGGAGATACCGGTGGGCACGCTTACAAGCCGGCTGCTGCGTGGCCGTGCTGCGCTGGTGCGGGCGCTGGCGCCGGTTGATGGGGAGGATGGCAGTGATCGTGGATGA
- a CDS encoding zf-HC2 domain-containing protein, producing the protein MIVDDNTLMAYADGELTGAERAAVEAAVAADPALAEVLARHMALRGAIRGAFEPILSEPLPPGLAALAGGADVTDLAVARESRQLHRPSLAARWGALAATLAVGVAAGYLLSGPSGMVGTAGDGLVARGDLARALERQLAADDPAAVGSPVRIGLTFRDAGGALCRSFSAARQDAVSGIACKSDDYWRLRLAIGAAPEIGGGYRQAAGETSVLEAVDTMISGSPFDAAAEKAARDGGWTR; encoded by the coding sequence GTGATCGTGGATGACAACACCCTGATGGCCTATGCGGACGGTGAGTTGACCGGCGCGGAAAGGGCAGCTGTCGAGGCCGCCGTCGCCGCCGACCCGGCGCTGGCGGAGGTTTTGGCACGGCACATGGCGCTGCGCGGCGCGATCAGGGGCGCATTCGAGCCCATTCTTTCCGAACCGCTGCCGCCAGGCCTCGCGGCGCTGGCCGGCGGAGCCGATGTGACCGATCTCGCAGTAGCCCGTGAAAGCCGGCAATTGCATCGGCCATCGCTCGCGGCCCGGTGGGGCGCGCTTGCCGCGACGCTGGCCGTTGGCGTGGCCGCGGGTTATCTGCTGTCCGGTCCATCCGGCATGGTGGGCACGGCTGGCGACGGTCTTGTCGCCCGCGGGGATCTGGCCCGGGCGCTGGAGCGCCAACTTGCCGCCGACGATCCGGCGGCCGTTGGCAGCCCGGTCAGGATCGGCCTGACGTTTCGAGACGCCGGGGGCGCCCTGTGCCGAAGTTTCAGCGCAGCAAGGCAGGATGCTGTTTCAGGCATCGCCTGCAAATCGGACGATTACTGGCGGCTCCGGCTCGCCATTGGCGCCGCGCCCGAAATAGGTGGCGGGTATCGGCAGGCGGCTGGCGAGACGTCCGTGCTGGAGGCGGTCGACACCATGATCAGCGGCTCGCCATTCGACGCCGCGGCGGAAAAGGCCGCCCGCGACGGGGGCTGGACGCGGTAA
- a CDS encoding MFS transporter, whose product MSDAAGESSTPAPPDGLLKHRAFLWFWTSRVLMAMGFQITSVAIGWRIYEMTGSAYALGFVGLVQFLPMLALTLVSGHVADRYDRRMIVIICQFLEAATLAFLVYGIFAGWTGVFGIYAAVALLGAAQAFVAPTLSAMLPAVVPTALLPRAMAMSSSAFQTAMIVGPSAGGVLYAFGAPVPFIAAGVCFLVGALATIMIRVERRAPSREPVTLKSVFGGLTFIWGRPVVLGTISLDLFAVLLGGVVALLPIFAKDILQTGPWGLGLLRAMPAVGALAMAAVLTKYNVERGIGMKMFWSVIIFGVATVIFALSVNLWLSLVALFVLGAADNVSVVIRTSLVLLQTPDEMRGRVNAVNFLAIGTSNQLGEFWAGMMGGLMGVVVAGALGGTLTIAVTLLWMKLFPDLRKADRYEVADD is encoded by the coding sequence ATGTCTGACGCTGCTGGAGAATCCTCCACGCCGGCGCCGCCCGACGGGCTGCTGAAGCACCGCGCATTCCTGTGGTTCTGGACCTCGCGGGTGCTGATGGCGATGGGGTTCCAGATCACCTCGGTCGCCATCGGCTGGCGCATCTACGAGATGACCGGCAGCGCCTATGCGCTGGGCTTCGTCGGCCTGGTGCAGTTCCTGCCCATGCTGGCGCTGACCCTGGTGAGCGGCCATGTGGCCGACCGCTACGACCGCCGGATGATCGTCATCATCTGCCAGTTCTTGGAGGCGGCGACACTGGCCTTTCTGGTCTACGGCATCTTCGCCGGGTGGACGGGCGTCTTCGGCATCTATGCGGCGGTGGCCCTGCTCGGCGCGGCCCAGGCGTTCGTTGCGCCGACTCTCTCGGCCATGCTGCCCGCCGTGGTGCCCACGGCACTGCTGCCCAGGGCCATGGCCATGTCCTCGTCGGCGTTCCAGACCGCCATGATCGTCGGCCCGTCGGCAGGCGGCGTGCTCTATGCCTTCGGCGCGCCAGTGCCGTTCATCGCGGCCGGCGTCTGTTTTCTTGTCGGCGCCCTCGCCACCATCATGATCCGCGTCGAGCGGCGCGCCCCGTCGCGGGAGCCGGTAACGCTGAAATCCGTGTTCGGCGGTCTCACCTTCATCTGGGGGCGGCCGGTGGTGCTGGGCACCATTTCGCTGGACCTGTTCGCCGTATTGCTGGGCGGCGTGGTGGCGCTGCTGCCGATCTTCGCCAAGGACATCCTGCAGACCGGGCCGTGGGGCCTTGGCCTGCTGCGCGCCATGCCGGCGGTCGGGGCGCTGGCGATGGCGGCAGTGCTGACCAAGTACAATGTCGAGCGCGGCATCGGCATGAAGATGTTCTGGTCGGTGATCATCTTCGGCGTCGCCACCGTCATCTTCGCGCTGTCGGTCAATCTGTGGCTCTCGCTGGTCGCGCTGTTCGTGCTGGGAGCAGCGGACAATGTCAGCGTGGTGATCCGCACCTCGCTGGTGCTGCTGCAAACGCCCGACGAGATGCGCGGCCGGGTGAACGCGGTCAATTTCCTGGCGATCGGCACCTCCAACCAGCTGGGCGAATTCTGGGCCGGCATGATGGGCGGCCTGATGGGCGTGGTGGTGGCCGGCGCGCTGGGCGGCACACTCACCATCGCGGTGACGCTGCTGTGGATGAAACTGTTCCCCGACCTGAGAAAGGCCGACCGGTACGAAGTTGCCGACGATTGA
- a CDS encoding DUF1223 domain-containing protein translates to MSRKIRAGLAALAIGIVLAAGPASATAPVVVELFTSQGCSSCPPADALLATLSERPGIVALSFGVTYWDKLGWKDTFASREYTRRQHDYAATLGKRSVFTPQIVVNGRADAVGSRRQEVDALIDAARRQQAGPAVTLSAKQVTIGPGRTARAADVWLVRYEPRIVQVAIRRGENGGRTLPHRNVVRSLVRLGGWTGETTVMPLPPAPPGLRTAVLVQMPDGGPILSAASR, encoded by the coding sequence ATGTCACGCAAGATCCGCGCGGGATTGGCCGCGCTGGCGATCGGAATCGTCCTGGCAGCCGGGCCCGCGTCGGCCACCGCGCCGGTTGTCGTCGAATTGTTCACCAGCCAGGGCTGCTCGTCGTGTCCGCCGGCCGATGCCCTACTGGCCACGCTGAGCGAAAGGCCGGGCATCGTCGCGCTCAGCTTCGGCGTCACCTATTGGGACAAGCTGGGCTGGAAGGATACGTTCGCCAGCCGGGAATATACCCGGCGCCAGCACGATTACGCCGCCACGCTGGGCAAACGCAGCGTGTTCACACCGCAGATCGTCGTGAACGGGCGGGCCGATGCCGTCGGCAGCCGCCGTCAGGAGGTGGACGCGCTGATCGACGCCGCGCGCCGGCAGCAGGCTGGTCCCGCGGTCACGCTGTCGGCGAAGCAGGTCACCATCGGACCGGGCAGGACGGCGCGGGCAGCCGACGTGTGGCTGGTGCGTTACGAACCGCGGATTGTACAGGTGGCGATCCGGCGCGGCGAGAACGGCGGCCGGACATTGCCGCACAGGAATGTGGTCCGCTCGCTTGTCCGCCTCGGTGGCTGGACCGGCGAAACGACCGTCATGCCGCTGCCGCCGGCGCCGCCCGGTCTCAGGACGGCGGTCCTTGTGCAGATGCCGGACGGCGGACCGATCCTGTCGGCGGCGTCGCGATAG